One region of Microbacterium sufflavum genomic DNA includes:
- a CDS encoding siderophore-interacting protein, producing MAFSKMVKPETTELLHLTVLRSERLSSHWIRVTLGGGEIDRFRPMGYDQWFRLFLPIGGEAGLDRVPAKANKMFGYLKFLRIPDGERPVMRNYTVRAFRTATAKAGAEIDVDFVLHGSAADGTAGPASRWAETCEPGEHVLIIDEGLTFNPQRGTDRVVLVGDETALPAIAGIAASLPAHATGTAIVEVPADDDALDFPRPPGLDVVWIVRPHDAAPGALALEALGRSELPGAPFHAYAAGEQSLASGARRLLVGERGADKNAVSFCGYWKIGAASPASKAAREAASEPLA from the coding sequence ATGGCATTCAGCAAGATGGTCAAGCCCGAGACGACCGAACTCCTGCACCTCACCGTGCTGCGCTCTGAACGGCTCTCGTCGCACTGGATCCGCGTGACGCTCGGCGGCGGTGAGATCGACCGGTTCCGCCCGATGGGGTACGACCAGTGGTTCCGGCTGTTCCTGCCCATCGGCGGCGAGGCCGGTCTCGACCGGGTGCCGGCGAAGGCGAACAAGATGTTCGGCTATCTCAAGTTCCTGCGCATCCCCGACGGCGAGCGGCCCGTGATGCGCAACTACACGGTGCGCGCCTTCCGGACGGCGACCGCCAAGGCAGGGGCGGAGATCGACGTGGACTTCGTGTTGCACGGTTCTGCGGCCGACGGCACGGCGGGCCCGGCGTCGCGGTGGGCGGAGACCTGCGAGCCCGGCGAGCACGTGCTCATCATCGACGAGGGCCTCACGTTCAACCCGCAGCGGGGGACCGATCGCGTGGTGCTCGTCGGCGATGAGACCGCCCTGCCCGCGATCGCCGGGATCGCCGCCTCGCTCCCGGCGCACGCCACCGGCACCGCGATCGTCGAGGTGCCGGCCGACGACGACGCCCTGGACTTCCCGCGCCCTCCGGGGCTCGACGTGGTCTGGATCGTGCGCCCCCACGACGCGGCGCCCGGTGCTCTCGCCCTGGAGGCGCTGGGCCGGAGCGAGCTTCCGGGCGCGCCCTTCCACGCCTATGCGGCCGGGGAGCAGTCGCTGGCCTCCGGTGCCCGCAGGCTCCTCGTGGGCGAGCGCGGCGCGGACAAAAACGCCGTGAGCTTCTGCGGGTATTGGAAGATCGGAGCGGCGTCGCCCGCGTCGAAGGCCGCCCGCGAGGCCGCGTCGGAA
- a CDS encoding energy-coupling factor transporter transmembrane component T gives MSGSTGTVFDPYARLTATAPHQFLYALNPLAKVAGFAPAMVLLVFVRDLATPAAFLALAYVLILSGARVTGRLLALLLLGLPLGMLAVTVGFSLWVDAARVDGTPALLSVGDWTLYSGALTIGAATALRLGAIVALALVGGLTTSGSDLVRASVQQLRVPYRIGYTALAAFRFVPRFGHELAVIRAAHRVRGYHGGRGPLSRIARGWGYIVPLLAGAIRHAERVALAMDSRAFGAHPTRTERHLVPFRVRDTVFTVAMLLTSAAIFLVFFPWQLPLS, from the coding sequence GTGAGCGGCAGCACCGGCACCGTGTTCGACCCGTACGCGCGTCTCACCGCGACGGCGCCGCACCAGTTCCTGTATGCGCTCAACCCGCTCGCGAAGGTCGCGGGGTTCGCTCCCGCGATGGTGCTGCTCGTGTTCGTGCGCGATCTCGCGACGCCCGCCGCGTTCCTCGCGCTCGCGTACGTGCTGATCCTGTCCGGAGCCAGGGTCACCGGGCGGCTGCTCGCGCTGCTGCTGCTCGGCCTGCCGTTGGGGATGCTCGCGGTCACCGTCGGGTTCTCGCTGTGGGTCGATGCCGCACGGGTCGACGGCACCCCGGCGCTGCTCTCGGTGGGCGACTGGACGCTGTACAGCGGCGCGCTCACGATCGGCGCGGCCACCGCGCTGCGGTTGGGGGCGATCGTCGCGCTGGCGCTGGTGGGCGGCCTCACGACCAGCGGCTCCGACCTGGTGCGGGCGAGCGTGCAGCAGCTGCGGGTGCCGTACCGCATCGGGTACACGGCTCTGGCGGCGTTCCGCTTCGTGCCGCGGTTCGGGCACGAGCTGGCGGTGATCCGCGCGGCGCACCGGGTGCGCGGGTACCACGGCGGGCGCGGTCCCCTCTCCCGCATCGCCCGAGGCTGGGGGTACATCGTGCCGCTGCTCGCCGGGGCCATCCGGCATGCCGAGCGCGTGGCCCTGGCGATGGATTCCCGGGCGTTCGGCGCGCATCCGACGCGGACCGAGCGGCACCTGGTGCCGTTCCGCGTGCGCGACACCGTGTTCACCGTGGCGATGCTCCTCACCTCGGCGGCGATCTTCCTCGTCTTCTTCCCCTGGCAGCTCCCCCTCTCCTGA
- a CDS encoding ABC transporter ATP-binding protein, producing the protein MRPSAPLLRVRELSLTHAGAAHPSPRDVSFDIRPGEVVLLLGPSGSGKSTLTLALNGLIPHALPATMTGTVEAGGLDTADTATATLSTHVAMVFQDPDAQIVTGTVYDEVAFGPENLLLPVEVVRERVAESLRRVGLWDRRDDNPDHLSGGGRQRLAIACALAMGSPLIVLDEPTANLDPQGIDDVYAALAEVVVAGDRAILLVEHNLDAAMAFVTRTIVLDREGRVAFDGPAAETIRAHADELLAMGVWLPGATLAALRLRERGHRFDPLPLTPDELATALAVRDAVPDASDESDESRESGAAANRPGESIIRTRGLTVKRRRTEILHGVDLDLPAGSLTAIVGANGAGKTTLIQALAGVVPPPKGQVSVDGIDPGTASPRDLAARIGFVFQNPEHQFIAATVFDELAHGLRLRHVTDDEIAARVAEMLDRFGLTHKADVHPFLLSGGEKRRLSVGTALITRPRVLALDEPTFGQDRARATELLALLRTLRAEGTTIVLVTHDLSLVAEHTTHTVVLADGRVHAAGPTAELFADPAVFTDAGLRLPDVQLVLAAAGLATESPARTAASGPIPAPASAPPASASAPAPDPEASS; encoded by the coding sequence GTGCGCCCATCCGCGCCCCTCCTCCGCGTGCGCGAGCTCTCGCTCACCCACGCCGGTGCCGCGCACCCCTCCCCGCGCGATGTGTCGTTCGACATCCGGCCCGGCGAGGTCGTGCTGCTGCTCGGTCCGTCCGGCTCCGGGAAGTCCACGCTCACCCTGGCGCTCAACGGCCTCATCCCGCACGCCCTCCCGGCGACCATGACCGGCACGGTCGAGGCGGGCGGGCTCGACACCGCGGACACCGCGACCGCGACGCTCAGCACGCACGTGGCCATGGTGTTCCAGGACCCGGACGCGCAGATCGTCACGGGCACCGTGTACGACGAGGTGGCGTTCGGTCCGGAGAACCTGCTGCTCCCCGTCGAGGTGGTGCGGGAGCGCGTCGCGGAGTCGCTGCGGCGCGTGGGCCTGTGGGACCGCCGCGACGACAACCCCGACCACCTGTCCGGCGGCGGGCGGCAGCGGCTCGCGATCGCCTGCGCCCTCGCGATGGGGTCGCCGCTGATCGTGCTGGACGAGCCCACCGCGAACCTCGATCCGCAGGGCATCGACGACGTGTACGCCGCGCTCGCGGAGGTGGTGGTCGCTGGCGATCGCGCGATCCTGCTCGTGGAGCACAACCTCGACGCCGCGATGGCCTTCGTGACCCGCACGATCGTGCTCGACCGGGAGGGGCGGGTCGCGTTCGACGGACCGGCCGCGGAGACGATCAGGGCGCACGCGGACGAGCTGCTCGCGATGGGCGTGTGGCTGCCGGGGGCCACCCTCGCGGCGCTGCGCCTGCGGGAGCGGGGGCACCGGTTCGATCCGCTGCCGCTGACCCCGGACGAGCTCGCGACGGCGCTCGCTGTGCGCGACGCCGTGCCCGACGCATCCGACGAATCCGACGAATCCCGCGAATCCGGCGCCGCCGCGAACCGGCCCGGCGAGTCGATCATCCGCACGCGAGGGCTCACGGTGAAGCGACGGCGCACCGAGATCCTGCACGGGGTGGACCTCGATCTGCCCGCGGGCAGCCTCACCGCGATCGTCGGGGCGAACGGGGCGGGCAAGACCACGCTCATCCAGGCGCTCGCCGGTGTGGTGCCGCCGCCGAAGGGGCAGGTGTCGGTCGACGGCATCGATCCGGGCACCGCCTCCCCGCGGGATCTCGCCGCCCGCATCGGCTTCGTGTTCCAGAACCCGGAGCACCAGTTCATCGCGGCGACCGTGTTCGACGAGCTCGCCCACGGCCTGCGGCTGCGGCACGTGACGGACGACGAGATCGCGGCGCGGGTCGCCGAGATGCTCGACCGATTCGGGCTGACGCACAAGGCCGACGTGCACCCGTTCCTGCTGTCGGGCGGCGAGAAGCGGCGGCTGTCGGTCGGCACCGCCCTGATCACACGGCCCCGGGTACTCGCCCTCGACGAGCCCACGTTCGGCCAGGATCGCGCGCGCGCCACCGAACTGCTCGCCCTGCTGCGGACCCTGCGCGCGGAGGGCACCACGATCGTGCTCGTCACGCACGACCTCTCGCTGGTCGCCGAGCACACCACGCACACGGTCGTGCTCGCGGACGGCCGGGTGCACGCCGCCGGGCCGACCGCGGAGCTGTTCGCCGACCCCGCGGTGTTCACCGACGCGGGCCTGCGCCTCCCCGACGTGCAGCTCGTGCTCGCCGCCGCGGGCCTCGCCACGGAGTCCCCCGCACGCACCGCCGCGTCCGGCCCCATCCCCGCACCCGCATCCGCGCCCCCAGCATCCGCATCCGCTCCCGCTCCGGACCCGGAGGCGTCGTCGTGA
- a CDS encoding ECF transporter S component, which translates to MARTPVLTTRVLLVCAAIGVATGLLGGIAGWVTPVLLASPLLFLYGLVLGSHVLPGIIAQEVLRLPLVALITHVFAALIASAFNPAWALRFIGTALLFGLIQEGVAALTRYRSWGAWRFFVSAAIIGVIVAVVVFFAAHLSVMPVWAQILYLAISVLGPIAWTAIGLAVGTSLRRAGVARR; encoded by the coding sequence GTGGCCCGAACCCCCGTCCTCACGACCCGCGTGCTGCTCGTCTGCGCCGCGATCGGTGTCGCGACGGGCCTCCTCGGCGGGATCGCCGGGTGGGTCACGCCGGTGCTGCTGGCGAGCCCGCTGCTGTTCCTCTACGGCCTCGTGCTCGGGTCGCACGTGCTGCCGGGCATCATCGCGCAGGAGGTGCTGCGGCTGCCGCTCGTCGCGCTCATCACGCACGTGTTCGCGGCGCTCATCGCGAGCGCGTTCAATCCGGCGTGGGCGCTGCGTTTCATCGGCACCGCGCTGCTGTTCGGGCTCATCCAGGAGGGGGTCGCCGCGCTCACGCGGTACCGCTCCTGGGGCGCCTGGCGCTTCTTCGTCTCGGCCGCGATCATCGGCGTGATCGTCGCGGTCGTGGTGTTCTTCGCCGCCCACCTGTCGGTGATGCCGGTGTGGGCGCAGATCCTCTACCTTGCGATCTCGGTGCTCGGCCCGATCGCCTGGACCGCGATCGGCCTCGCGGTCGGCACGTCGCTGCGCCGGGCCGGGGTCGCCCGCCGCTAG
- a CDS encoding S8 family peptidase: MAAAATLATLFIASTATAGHAATGEVTHPVPVAGTPGHYIVVMKADPLASYEGDVKGLKATKPAEGEQLETQSQDAQRYVKHLESEQSTLINDVGVTPDTTYQVVLNGFSADLTGEQVDQLRASKDVLGVFPDEIRHPDALTSTDYLGLGDDRKGRGGVWQQTGGVKKAGEGVVVGVIDTGIAPEHPSFEGKKLKQQKKQNARHKGQQPYTDGTYVYFDKSDGGQFRGAMVEGQDWDTSDYSTKLIGGQYFFAGAQAAGFDFQYDYLSPRDGDGHGSHTASTAAGEFGVEAAIEGVDFGTISGVAPGAKVAAYKACYVGPDTTVTTDDICALSDLVAAIDQAVADGVDVINYSIGGGAASTVMAPEDLAFLNAAAAGVFVATSAGNDGPDPVTADHASPWYTTVAASTIPTWEGTVQFDGFAQAGASVSVPFGESVSGPSIAAQDAAAPGAVDATLCLPGTLDPAKVAGHIVVCDRGGNARAEKSQVVKDAGGIGMVLVNVPGGADSLDNDFHAVPTVHLNAVHRDAVLAYVRGGVDRPITLVGENTTGVTTPTPQIAGFSSRGPVLADGNDVLKPDVAAPGVAILAATHNAPGEQPTFGILSGTSMASPHIAGLGALYLGEHPRATPAEIRSAMMTTASDTVLPDGSKNTDPFEQGAGQVDARRYLNPGLLYLNGFRDWAAFLDGKGLSDFPGIEPIDGSDLNQASISIGSLASAQTVTRTVTSTEKGVFTAKASVPGVNVTVTPSQLTFDKPGQSKTFTVTFDSTSAPVEQWATGSLTWTSAKNTVRSPIAVYPVTADAPGEVTGSGVDGSTTVDIIPGLDGDLALNLSGLTPFQLLTDPDNPVEGHSGNENSGDANKDVAWIVDVPEGGTLSRFDLDSSDDEGSDLDLTVYRVVAPDDLRYYERWQSATGSADEQVTVPTPTAGTYLVVANVYATTGPMTWDMTYATVLPGDQGAFTATPNPIAAVRGEKTSYELSWTGLTAGTRYLGLVQYGDSAVRTVVTVTTPADVAPAPAPTPEPTPTPEPTPDPTPTPDPTPTPDPEPTPTPPPATDAPG; encoded by the coding sequence ATGGCAGCGGCCGCCACCCTGGCCACGCTGTTCATCGCATCGACGGCAACCGCCGGCCACGCAGCGACCGGGGAGGTGACACACCCCGTTCCGGTCGCGGGAACCCCCGGGCACTACATCGTGGTCATGAAGGCCGATCCCCTCGCCAGCTACGAGGGCGACGTCAAGGGACTGAAGGCGACGAAGCCGGCCGAGGGCGAACAGCTCGAGACGCAGTCGCAGGACGCGCAGCGCTACGTGAAGCACCTCGAGTCCGAGCAGTCCACCCTCATCAACGACGTCGGCGTGACGCCGGACACGACGTACCAGGTCGTGCTCAACGGGTTCAGCGCCGACCTCACGGGCGAGCAGGTGGATCAGCTCCGGGCCTCGAAGGACGTTCTCGGGGTGTTCCCCGACGAGATCCGTCACCCCGACGCGCTGACCTCCACCGACTACCTCGGCCTCGGCGACGACCGCAAGGGCCGCGGCGGGGTGTGGCAGCAGACCGGCGGCGTGAAGAAGGCCGGAGAGGGCGTCGTCGTGGGTGTGATCGACACCGGCATCGCCCCGGAGCACCCGTCGTTCGAGGGCAAGAAGCTCAAGCAGCAGAAGAAGCAGAACGCCCGGCACAAGGGCCAGCAGCCCTACACCGACGGCACCTACGTGTACTTCGACAAGTCCGACGGCGGGCAGTTCCGCGGCGCGATGGTCGAGGGCCAGGACTGGGACACGAGCGACTACTCGACCAAGCTCATCGGCGGGCAGTACTTCTTCGCGGGAGCCCAGGCCGCCGGCTTCGACTTCCAGTACGACTACCTCTCGCCGCGGGACGGCGACGGCCACGGCTCGCACACGGCGAGCACGGCGGCGGGTGAGTTCGGGGTGGAGGCTGCGATCGAGGGCGTCGACTTCGGGACGATCTCCGGCGTCGCGCCCGGCGCGAAGGTCGCCGCATACAAGGCCTGCTACGTCGGGCCCGACACGACCGTGACCACGGACGACATCTGCGCGCTGAGCGACCTCGTCGCCGCGATCGACCAGGCCGTCGCCGACGGCGTCGACGTGATCAACTACTCGATCGGCGGCGGTGCGGCGAGCACCGTGATGGCACCAGAGGACCTGGCGTTCCTCAACGCGGCGGCCGCCGGTGTGTTCGTCGCGACCAGCGCCGGCAACGACGGTCCCGACCCGGTCACGGCCGACCACGCGTCGCCGTGGTACACCACGGTCGCGGCCTCCACCATCCCCACGTGGGAGGGCACCGTGCAGTTCGACGGCTTCGCGCAGGCCGGCGCCTCGGTGAGCGTGCCGTTCGGTGAGAGCGTCTCCGGGCCCTCGATCGCGGCACAGGATGCCGCGGCACCCGGAGCGGTGGACGCGACGCTGTGCCTGCCCGGCACCCTCGACCCGGCGAAGGTCGCCGGACACATCGTGGTCTGCGACCGCGGCGGCAACGCGCGCGCCGAGAAGTCGCAGGTGGTGAAGGACGCGGGTGGCATCGGCATGGTCCTGGTGAACGTGCCCGGCGGTGCCGACTCGCTCGACAACGACTTCCACGCCGTGCCGACCGTGCACCTGAACGCCGTGCACCGCGACGCGGTCCTCGCGTATGTGCGGGGCGGAGTCGACCGTCCGATCACCCTCGTCGGCGAGAACACCACCGGCGTGACCACGCCGACCCCGCAGATCGCGGGCTTCTCCAGCCGCGGCCCGGTCCTGGCCGACGGCAACGACGTGCTCAAGCCCGACGTCGCCGCTCCCGGCGTCGCCATCCTCGCCGCCACGCACAACGCGCCGGGCGAGCAGCCGACGTTCGGCATCCTCTCCGGCACCTCGATGGCTTCCCCGCACATCGCGGGCCTCGGTGCGCTGTACCTGGGCGAGCATCCGCGGGCGACGCCGGCGGAGATCCGTTCGGCGATGATGACCACCGCCTCCGACACCGTGCTCCCCGACGGCTCGAAGAACACCGACCCGTTCGAGCAGGGCGCGGGGCAGGTCGACGCGCGGCGATACCTGAACCCGGGTCTGCTGTACCTCAACGGGTTCCGGGACTGGGCGGCCTTCCTCGACGGGAAGGGGCTGTCGGACTTCCCCGGCATCGAGCCCATCGACGGCAGCGACCTGAACCAGGCGTCGATCTCGATCGGGTCGCTGGCCAGCGCGCAGACCGTCACCCGCACGGTCACCTCGACGGAGAAGGGCGTGTTCACCGCGAAGGCCTCCGTGCCGGGAGTGAACGTCACCGTCACGCCGTCTCAGCTCACGTTCGACAAGCCGGGGCAGTCGAAGACCTTCACGGTCACATTCGACAGCACCAGCGCCCCGGTCGAGCAGTGGGCCACCGGTTCGCTCACCTGGACGAGCGCGAAGAACACGGTGCGCTCGCCGATCGCGGTGTATCCGGTCACGGCGGATGCCCCGGGAGAGGTCACCGGCAGTGGCGTCGACGGGAGCACGACGGTCGACATCATCCCCGGCCTCGACGGCGATCTGGCACTGAACCTCTCGGGCCTCACCCCGTTCCAGCTCCTCACCGATCCGGACAACCCGGTCGAGGGGCACTCCGGGAACGAGAACTCGGGCGACGCGAACAAGGACGTGGCGTGGATCGTCGACGTGCCGGAGGGTGGCACGCTCTCGCGGTTCGACCTCGACTCCTCCGACGACGAGGGCAGTGATCTCGACCTCACCGTCTACCGGGTGGTCGCGCCGGACGACCTGCGCTACTACGAGCGCTGGCAGTCGGCGACGGGCTCGGCCGACGAGCAGGTCACGGTGCCCACGCCGACCGCCGGCACCTACCTCGTGGTGGCGAACGTGTATGCGACGACCGGACCGATGACGTGGGACATGACCTACGCCACCGTGCTCCCCGGTGACCAGGGCGCGTTCACGGCGACGCCGAACCCCATCGCCGCGGTGCGCGGGGAGAAGACGAGCTATGAGCTGAGCTGGACCGGCCTGACCGCCGGCACCCGCTACCTCGGTCTCGTCCAGTACGGCGACTCCGCCGTGCGCACGGTGGTGACCGTCACCACCCCGGCCGACGTCGCCCCGGCACCGGCCCCGACCCCGGAGCCGACGCCGACCCCGGAGCCGACGCCGGACCCGACGCCGACGCCGGACCCCACCCCGACGCCGGACCCGGAGCCGACGCCGACCCCGCCCCCGGCGACCGACGCTCCCGGGTGA